One Malania oleifera isolate guangnan ecotype guangnan chromosome 10, ASM2987363v1, whole genome shotgun sequence genomic region harbors:
- the LOC131166104 gene encoding probable fructokinase-7, which produces MSGKPGCCFPVNLDRSFKGSFKLTRSSSSDAKGRPQEKSSLVVCFGELLIDFVPTVGGVSLAEAPGFKKAAGGAPANVAVEISRLGGSSAFIGKVGEDEFGYMLADILKQNNVDNSGMRFDAHARTALAFVTLRDDGEREFMFFRNPSADMLLRDTELDASLIKKSCIFHYGSISLIEEPCRSAHLAAMEIAKKAGTILSYDPNLRLPLWPSEEAARKGIMSIWNQADIIKISEEEISFLTKGDDPYDDNVVLKKLFHPNLKLLIVTEGPDGCRYYTKEFKGKVGGIKVNAVDTTGAGDAFVGGVLNSLASDLNLYKDENRLREALRFANVCGALTVTERGAIPALPTKEAVLQALSDGVASPKDSASS; this is translated from the exons ATGTCAGGCAAACCCGGCTGCTGCTTTCCTGTAAACCTTGACAGATCCTTCAAGGGTAGCTTCAAACTGACAAGAAGCAGCTCATCTG ATGCAAAGGGACGGCCACAGGAGAAATCTTCTCTGGTTGTTTGTTTCGGGGAGTTGTTAATAGATTTCGTGCCAACTGTGGGTGGAGTCTCACTTGCAGAGGCACCTGGCTTTAAAAAAGCTGCCGGCGGAGCTCCAGCCAATGTTGCTGTTGAGATCTCGAGACTTGGTGGCTCTTCAGCTTTTATTGGCAAG GTTGGTGAAGATGAATTTGGGTATATGTTGGCTGATATTCTGAAGCAAAACAACGTTGACAATTCGGGCATGCGTTTTGATGCACATGCAAGAACTGCACTTGCATTTGTGACGTTGAGAGATGACGGCGAGCGCGAATTCATGTTCTTCCGAAATCCGAGCGCTGATATGCTTCTTCGTGACACAGAGCTTGATGCGAGCTTAATTAAGAAG TCATGTATTTTCCACTACGGATCGATTAGTTTGATTGAGGAACCATGCAGGTCAGCTCACCTTGCTGCCATGGAAATCGCCAAGAAAGCTGGTACCATCCTCTCCTATGATCCAAATCTGAGATTGCCACTATGGCCATCAGAAGAGGCTGCCAGGAAAGGAATCATGAGCATATGGAACCAAGCAGACATTATCAAG ATTAGTGAGGAAGAAATTTCCTTCTTGACCAAAGGCGACGATCCTTACGATGATAATGTCGTGTTAAAGAAGCTATTCCACCCAAACCTTAAGCTTTTGATCGTTACCGAGGGGCCAGATGGTTGCAGATACTACACCAAG GAATTTAAGGGAAAGGTTGGTGGTATTAAAGTTAATGCAGTGGACACAACTGGTGCTGGTGATGCTTTTGTTGGTGGGGTACTGAACAGTTTGGCTTCGGACTTGAATCTCTACAAG GATGAGAACCGATTGAGAGAAGCTCTTAGGTTTGCAAATGTGTGTGGCGCTCTCACTGTGACAGAGAGAGGGGCTATTCCTGCCCTCCCCACCAAGGAAGCAGTCCTCCAAGCTTTATCCGATGGCGTTGCTTCACCCAAAGACTCTGCTTCAAGCTAA